The genomic stretch CCCCTGACTTTCATAAAGTCGATGAATGCCCGAACAGATGCGGCCATGTGAGAGCGTTCCGGATAATAGAGGTAGAAGCCGGGGAAGACTTTGCAAAACGGTTCGAGGACTCGCATGAGTTCGTTCTTTTCCACAAAGGGTTCGACCAGGTCCTCAATGAGGTAGGCCAATCCAACTCCCTGACGAGCCGCTGAAAGCAGCAGCTCCGTATCGTTGACGGTCATGACGTTCTCGACATCGACATCGACGACACCATCGGCGCCTTCGAACCGCCATGGGTACAGGACTCCAGTGCTTTTCCATTTGTAGGTGAGGCAGAAGTGGTCCTTCAGGTTGACCGGAGCCTGAGGCAGCTGCCGATTGGCAAAATAAGAGGGTGCGCCCACAACCGCCATTCGCAAGTCGCGCGTAATGCGCACCGCGATCATATCGCGGCTGATTTGCCCGCCAATCCGAACGCCTGCATCGAAACCTTCTGCAACGACATCCGTGATGTCGTTGTCGATCACAAGATCAAGGCGCACCTCCGGATAGGCAAGACGGAACTGCTGCAGTCTGGGCAGGACCGCAATCTGCGCCGCAATGCTCGGAAGATTGATCCGAACCACGCCCTTCGGCTCACTCTGATAGGCTCCGACCGCCGACACGGCCTCGTCCATCCCCATCATCATCGGCTTGATGCGATCGTAGAGGATGCTTCCCGCTTCCGTCAGCCCGACACTGCGCGTTGTTCGATTAAGCAGGCGTATCCCGAGACGGCTCTCCAAGGCGCGGACGATGCGGCTCAGCGCCGAAGGCGACATCGCCAGCCGTTTTGCCGCTCGTCCAAATGCCAGTTCATCGCAGACTGCGACGAAGGCCTTCAGTTGGGAAAATTCCGCCCCGTCCATTATGGCAACCTGAAGCAATAATACATGCCGAATTTATACCATATTCAATCACAATCGCCATGCTGCATATCTCTGCCCGACGACGGATGGGGAGGCCGGTCGATATTGGACCGCAATTGCCTTCTGGAACGAGCGGAGATGCGACGATGAAACGCTGGGAAATTGATGCAATTGGCAGGCAGCATCTCAGACTGAACGATGTCGAGGTGCCGAGACCTGGTCCGAAAGAGGTCTTGATAAAAGTGACCGCGGTCGCGCTGAATTATCGCGACAGGATGGTCGTCGAGACCGGACGCGGACTTCCTCTCCAATTCCCATTCACGCCCGGCTCGGACCTTGCCGGAGAAGTCGTCGCTCTCGGCGAGGGCGCTGCCCGGTTCAGGCTGGGATCGAACGTCATCTCGACGGCAACGCCAGACTGGATGGACGGTCTGCGCGCCGGTACCGCCCGAACGCCCGCCTATCAGACCTTGGGTGGTTTTTATCCGGGTGTGCTGGCCGAATACGTCGCGATGCCGGAAGACTGGTTTGTCGTGGCACCTGAGACACTCACCGCCCGGCAGGCTTGCACACTCCCGGTGGCTGGCCTCACGGCCTGGTTTGCGCTGGTCGAGCGGGCGGGCGTTCGCGCTGGCGATACGGTCCTCATCCCGAGCACCGGCGGCGTTGCTCTGTTCGGTATGCAGATCGCAAGAGCTAGCGGCGCAAGAGTGATCGTCTGCGGTCGACCTGAATACGAGGGCCGCGCGAAGGCTCAGGGCGCAGACCACTTCATCGACGCAAGCACCGACTGGATGGAAACCGTCTACCAGTTGACTTCGGATCGAGGCGTGGACGTCGCCCTGGAGGTCATTGGCGGCAAGCATCTCGGGCAATCTATCCAGGTCACGACGGTTGGCGGTCATGTCTGTCAGATCGGCGCGCTCGACGGCTGGGACATCAGTGCACCAGCGATGCCACTGATGCTCAAGGACATAACAATTCACGGCATTGGAACCGGGAGCAGAACGGCGCTGGAGAACTTGGTCAGAGCGATCGATCAGACACGCATCATCCCTGTTGTTGATTCTTGCTATTCTCTGGCCGATCTTCCAGCAGCCTTCGACCATTTGGACCGAGGCGCATTTGGCAAGATCGTCATCGACGTCGCCGAATAGAAGATGCCGCAGTGTGGCGGTTTGGACGTCGTGTCCGGCGGTTTGCCGAAGGTTGACCAGGCCGATCTCGCACAGCTCGCGCCAGCCGGCGGCCCGAAAAGATTCGGCAGAACCGTCGTTTTGGGATCGCAATTCATTGAATTGATGGCTAATTCAACGTTCTGCCGGGGGCGGCGCCGATCGCGTGCCCTCCATATCCCCAGACCGGCTAATTCGCCGGGTGGTCTGCCCGCAACACTGGAATCCGATGAAGATCACGCAAGCATTCAGCTTCGAAGCCGCTCACCGGCTGCCCCATGTCCCGCAAACGCATCGCTGTCACCGGATGCACGGACATTCCTATCGGGTCGAGCTGCAGTTGCAGGGGCCCGTCGATCCGAAGACCGGCTTTGTGGTGGACTTTTTCGACATCGAGGCCGCGTTCGGGCCGCTGCTGGCGCGGCTCGACCATTATTGCCTGAACGAGGTCGAAGGCCTGGACAATCCGACCGCCGAAAACATCGCGATCTGGATCTGGGACCGGGTCAAGCCGACGCTGCCCGAATTGTCGTGTGTCCGGGTGTTCGAGACGGTCGATTGCTGGGCCGAGCATGACGGCGGGCCCACCTGACCCCGACCTGCGACTCAAAAACGGTGCAACGACGTCTCGGCCAATAGACGTTACGGCCGGCAACGGCCGGCGGCGCGCGATCAACCCTGCGGCGCAGCCATCTTCTGGCGCTGTTCCTCGGTTTCCTTCTCCCAGCGCAGAATCGTATTGTGGAGATTCTCGAACTTGCTGGCGGTCTCGCCGTCGAACATCGGGTCTTTTCGTTCGTCGATCCGCGAGTCGATCCGCTTCCAATCATCGGCCGTCAAGGTCTCGAGAGCTGCCGGAAACAACAACTGTTCTTCCTTCGCCATATGGCGGCGTTGGTGTTCGATGAAGTCCTTGGCGGCCTCGTGAAACGTCTGCCGCGGCAATTCCTGGTCGGCCAGCACTTGATCGACCACAGCGGCGAATTTACGCAGCCGCTCGCCCTCGATCTCGTGCTCGGCCTCGACGTCGCCAACCGCACCCGCCACCGCCCGATTGCGTTCCTTGAGGATCTGATAGACGACATCCTCCTTCGGGTGATGGCAGCTCTCCGGATATTCTTTGAAGTATTGAATGATCGCCTGGAAGATCTCGTAATCGGGCCGCTCGCGGCGATCGAATACGCCGAGCTCCTGTTCCAGGACACCGAGCAGTCTCGCAATGTTGCGGTGCTCTTCTCGCAGCATAGAGATGATTCTGGACATCGACCGACCTCGTCTGCACTGCCCCATAGGACGGGCTGCGGCTGTGGCGGGAATAGTTCTGCACACGATAGTACCAAACCCACCTCATTCTTTGCGCTAAATCAAACCTGCGCAG from Rhodopseudomonas sp. BAL398 encodes the following:
- a CDS encoding LysR family transcriptional regulator, with translation MDGAEFSQLKAFVAVCDELAFGRAAKRLAMSPSALSRIVRALESRLGIRLLNRTTRSVGLTEAGSILYDRIKPMMMGMDEAVSAVGAYQSEPKGVVRINLPSIAAQIAVLPRLQQFRLAYPEVRLDLVIDNDITDVVAEGFDAGVRIGGQISRDMIAVRITRDLRMAVVGAPSYFANRQLPQAPVNLKDHFCLTYKWKSTGVLYPWRFEGADGVVDVDVENVMTVNDTELLLSAARQGVGLAYLIEDLVEPFVEKNELMRVLEPFCKVFPGFYLYYPERSHMAASVRAFIDFMKVRGF
- a CDS encoding zinc-dependent alcohol dehydrogenase family protein → MKRWEIDAIGRQHLRLNDVEVPRPGPKEVLIKVTAVALNYRDRMVVETGRGLPLQFPFTPGSDLAGEVVALGEGAARFRLGSNVISTATPDWMDGLRAGTARTPAYQTLGGFYPGVLAEYVAMPEDWFVVAPETLTARQACTLPVAGLTAWFALVERAGVRAGDTVLIPSTGGVALFGMQIARASGARVIVCGRPEYEGRAKAQGADHFIDASTDWMETVYQLTSDRGVDVALEVIGGKHLGQSIQVTTVGGHVCQIGALDGWDISAPAMPLMLKDITIHGIGTGSRTALENLVRAIDQTRIIPVVDSCYSLADLPAAFDHLDRGAFGKIVIDVAE
- the queD gene encoding 6-carboxytetrahydropterin synthase QueD, encoding MKITQAFSFEAAHRLPHVPQTHRCHRMHGHSYRVELQLQGPVDPKTGFVVDFFDIEAAFGPLLARLDHYCLNEVEGLDNPTAENIAIWIWDRVKPTLPELSCVRVFETVDCWAEHDGGPT
- a CDS encoding hemerythrin domain-containing protein translates to MSRIISMLREEHRNIARLLGVLEQELGVFDRRERPDYEIFQAIIQYFKEYPESCHHPKEDVVYQILKERNRAVAGAVGDVEAEHEIEGERLRKFAAVVDQVLADQELPRQTFHEAAKDFIEHQRRHMAKEEQLLFPAALETLTADDWKRIDSRIDERKDPMFDGETASKFENLHNTILRWEKETEEQRQKMAAPQG